The nucleotide sequence GAGTACAGGGATCACATAACCAAACACAAAGGTGCATGTGTCAAGCACCTTACGGTTGTGCTCTTTCCAGCCAGGGACACACACGTTGCTATTGGCAAAATCAATGAGGTCGTAGTAGCTTAGATACGGTCCTGCAAAGATCAGCGAGAGACCCCAGATGACCACCATGGCAACCACGGCATTACAGGGTGTTCTTAGTTCTCGGGAACGCAGAGGGTAGCGAATTGCCAGATACCtaccaaccaaacaaacacaaagactGGTCAGTCTTACAATTAATTTCACTAAGATTTTCTTAAAACTATATTGTATCCTTTACAAACCCAAATACATTTTGTGCAGTTAATTCAACCATTGGAACTCTAACTAATAACAAATTATGTGTAAACATATAAAAAGGACAGTTATTAGGTCGATGTAGGAACCAATTCCACAAATGGTTTATAAATGTTTCACAAGGGATGGCAGTTAAAGTGTTAGTTGTTGGTGCATGTAATTCTTTTGTTATGCTTTATTAGTAGAATAGTGTTTTTAGCTGGATGTTAAGCAAGAAAGGATGTGACTAAGTAAACAAGAATTTGATTATACTTCAGTCCAGTGTCAATCTACCACTTCTTAAATGGATTAAATTGTTTTTTATCTGAAAACATATTTAAGGCTTATAGACAAAAAAAACCCGATTTGATCTGCCATTGGGGTTAATAGATGAGCTGCAAATTTAGAGCTGcaaatgtgtttgttgttcATCCTGCTTGCCTGGGAAATAATTGCTGCTGGGGATTCTAGGTCTCAACCAGACTCGCAGCAGATGTTCATTTTTCACATGGAGGAAATATATTGAATTAATGGCACCATCAAAAAGGTAAACAATCACGTTGTGTGCTGAAGGTGTCGGCCCTCCCTGCAGATTGAGACCAGCTATTTTCATTGGGCTCAGAATGTGGCCCCACAGAATCAATGGGATCCTTTTGGCAGGAAGAGAACAAAAGCAAGGAAAGCACTCATACTGAAGTCCATCATGATGATTCAAATTCAATTTAAGGTCAGGATTATTTGTAAGTTTTTATCCGTTAGTTTGTAGATGAAATGTCGTCCTCTTCCTAATATGACCAATGTGCCTCTTTTATTCTGGCCAGACAGGTAGCTATCAGGGACAAGAGAAAGTTTGTCTGGAGTGCCAGGCTAATAAAAACACTGTGAAAGAATAGGTGTTTGAAAGTGTGAGTGCTATATCTGAACAGCATAGGCTTCTGTCCACGCCTGTGATCATCTTTCTGCCTATTATTATACAATAAATAATAAGACCAAGTATTTGTGCAGAGAGGAAGTGTGAACCCTGATGAGGTAAACTATAGCCATAGAAATCCATTTGTTTTAATTGGGCAAGTTGACCTTTGGATTCACAAACCAATGATGAATGTGAACTACATGTAACAGTACattgataataaaaaaaagatatgAGGCACTGGGACTGTTCAACTTTACGTATACTATGAAAAGATTTGACAGCACTTTTTTTTTCTGACAGTAGCTTGGAAAATGGTGAGAAACCGAAACATACCTATCGACCGACACTGCAGCAAGCGTGAAACTGCTGGCATACATGGTGAGGTTGATAAAGAAGTGGACCACCTTGCACATGAAAGAGCCAAACACCCAACCTTCCAGGGAGTAAATGGTGGCTTGGAAAGGCACACAGAAAATGATGAAGAAGAAGTCGGCCACGCTCAGGTTGAGGATGAACAGGTTGGTGGTGTTGTAGCCCACCTGGCCACTGCGTAGTAGCACCGCCAACACAAGGCTGTTCCCAATGGTGCCCAGTAGGAAAATGAGGGAGAAGACCACCGACACGATCACACTGGTTGGGTTCACCTGGTAACTGTCTGATGTAtttccctgtcctcctgtcctgctGAAGTCTTCCAGGTCAGACATGTTTAACTGTAGTTTGTGTTCTGGAAGAAAAGAGATATAAATCTGGATAAAGTTGGGCTGCAACAATATGAGTGATGCCTGGTTTGTTTACAACCTTATGATAATGGTGTTCACATAAAAAACATGTTGTGCTTCAGAATGTCAAGTAAGGATGATGAATTGTTTTGATGAGTCACCCAGTTTTTAATCCTCATATCATACTGACAGCAGACAAAACCTAATAAAGCAACGAGTAGCTAACATGTTTGCTGTGGGCTTTCGTGCAATATATCTGCCTGAGTATTTTCTATGGAACAAAGTAGGCCTAAGGATGAATCATTTTGTATGTGTTGACCTTACTGGAAAGAATACAATACCTTATGGATGAAACCACTTATAAAACAATTGGATACCAACCTACAACACCACAGCAAGAATCAGATCGACATAGACATATTTGGTATGCATTAATCTGACCATGTGTCACGCTCTCTATCTTTGGTATAGCCACCTTCCTCAATGATCATATTGTagcagagggaaaaggaggaatCGTTTTTCGTCTGTACAGGTTTGAAAAGGAAGTGTTGCTGTTACATGTGGAAGACCAAGGAAGGGAGCCATCCTGACATTCAATATATGATGTCTTCTACCTAGCCTTGTGTATCATAACTAGTACACTCAAACACCAGCCCACTTGGTCAAGTAACTTACTTGTAGGCTATGTATCTTATATTAATTAATGTTAGACAGATCTACATACTCTATATCGTAATCAGAATGTTCATGTAATACATGAAATTAGCTGGCATGTAGACACACGCTTCATATTGAAGGCAAAGGGTAATCTTTGAACATTTGACAAAGGATGTCAGTTGTTTTACATATTGATGGAATCCCAGTTTCCTCCCTTCGATCTGATTACAGTCTTGACATACCTTTAAAGTGTCTCAGTAATTGAAAGATGGTGTTCTCTTTGATGTAGTTGCAACTTTCCAACTGAGGAGAAATGACTAACCAATATATCCGGAACACTCTCCAAGACACAGACTGATTGATTGCCACAGACTGCCGCTTGCAGAAAATGAGTCAGTGAAACTTCAACAGGGACTACACTGTATACAATGAATTGTAATTAATAAATTGTAATTAACAAGGCAGTTGCCATGACCAAAAGCATAGTACCACATCTATAGATAGTCCGAAGGTTTAAAGATGGATGGTTTGTATTCAATGATCCTGTAACAGACAATGGCAACAGCAGTAATGACCAAATTCTGAAGTTtagctctctttatctcttgtcAGTTTAGATACAACCAAGTGTCCTATCACGCAACATGCTGGCTGGCACACATCCTACATACAGTTCATCCCTGTGATACAGACCTGTAACAACCTCACCAGGCAAGATTCAAGCATTTGGTGATACATGTAAAGTTTATGTTTGGCCTTAACACAGCTGGATCAAACCATAATTTTTGGAATGCAAATCCTTTCAAAAAAGGTCTGTCATTTCCCAAATGCAGATTAGGCCAACAGCTTCAACTTAAATTGGACTTTTAGTGGCTTGTGACACATTTTGTTCATAAAAACACATTGGCATAGACTTTGTACATGTTGTGGGAAATTGATTATGGGACAGCAAGGCAAACCAGGGAAGGTTACCCCAAATCAGGTTTTGGGGCCTAAAATGGCTGACTTCTATCTGCATAGTTAAGAAACCCTGCACAGTTGATAAACTCCACTCCAAACTGGATTTAACCAGAAACAAAGGAAAGTAAGATGGGAGAAGAGGTTTGGCAAACTAAGTATGAGAAAGGAAATTGTATCCTTCGAAAAATAGGCTGTTGTTGCTCAACAGTGTATGGTAGACTCGTTCAACTGAAGAGGCCCTGTcagaaaggaaggggggagtgAGACAGGGTGCAGCAGGTGGGAGAAAATCATCTTTGAACTTAGTCTTAAGGGACTACAGTCATGCATCCGAAGTGGTAGGTTCGGCCAGaaccgagagagatggaggatgtagGAACGGGTTAAGCATGTTGGGGTGAACTGGGGTTGAGATGAAGCGAGGACATGGGAAGTGAAGTAGAGGGGGCTTTTCCAGTAAGAGAGAAGTTGATCAACATTTTAAGAGCCAGAGGATGCGCACGCAGTTGTGGGGTGGTTAGGAACTGGTTAAAGAACcttctagaatgttctagaaGGTTATGTCATTATATCAGGCAGGGAAGGGGATTGTGCCTCATATTTGTCTATATAATGAGATGTCCAAGGAAATGTGGTTGTCTTttcctgtatgtgtttgtgaatgcacaTCTGCCTTGCCGAAATAAACCATCGAGCTGCCTTGAGCTGTTGAAAGATATTTTGCCTTCGATTACTTTTTTCTACTACCTTCTATGGACGTCTGTTTTCTACAAAATACACACTGGCTACTGAACTATTTAAAATAGACGTACACTGTATGCTTTTGTTGTGGCTGTGGTTTATGCATAGTGACCTCAGCGCTGCAGTTGATCCAAGATTTCACTTAGCCTGTGGGAGAAAAATTCGTTTTTTACCAAAAGATGAGAGTGAGAAAATTGCACACTTTGGCACAGCCTGGATAGTTTTAGTTGGTGCATTTGTTGagacacataggcctacaaaaTATCTCAAAAACTAGACACGCTGTCAGAAGCTATGTTCTCTGTAGAATGTTAGGCTGTTGCTGAAATGACGGTGGTTAGAGTCTTGGCACTTGATTGATTGAACACTTAAAATACCCAAAttctgttgtcatggagatgtTATGTCATCCAAACGAGACAGCTGGCTATTGGTCGTGGTTGGACAGCTACTGAGGCAGTTATGTCTAACCCTTAGCTAATTGGTTAGTAGGTAGTGACTATCTGTAAGTGACAACCTTTTTAGATTTTTGGTGCATCTTTTATTGTATGATTAAGATTTGAAATGTTATTTTAGGCTGGAACataatgtcaacaatgtaaTGGATACTTCTAAAAGAGCTACATGACTAAAACAATAAGAAGCTCAGTTAAATGTTCTGAAACAAATTACAGTCCTTTGTGTTGAGCCTCTCGATAATTCCTCAACTGGCTTTCCTTCTTTCACCCATGGAACATGCACAATTATTTtatcttccttttctctccaaAATGGCTGATTTACCAAGTACACTCTGACTTGAAAGCGAGACTTCAAAAGTAAttctgtcacacactcacaccaattTCCCCTCACATCAATTCTTTATGAAGGCACCCTCAAACCCAATTGTCTCCCAAAAGCATATCAGTGTATTAAACAATAGTACAATGTCTGAACACAGCAGGCAGCAGGGTAAAATCTCTTATCTAACACTGCTGTACAGATTTTAAACTGATTTTTATACTCAACAGACACATAATCTTATTCTAGACTTCAGTAGCTTCCAGGCTCTTTAATCCCTGGGCATGctcaccagaggaaattattttGACATGGGTCAAATATCTGTCTTGACAGCTGGGTGTCAGGAACCGGCTGCTATTGTAGCTTGCAGAGATAATTTGGAAGTGTCTAAAGGATGATCAGTGACCACCTAAAGAGCAGGAAGAAGTGCTATTATGAGTAAATGCTTTAGCCAGTGTAAGGTCttaaggagagaaaaaactgaATTTGTGTAGAGGGATAGGTTGGACAAAATCACAGCAGTAACAGGAAAATATAAGTATATATGCTGGTAAATACATTAATAAAATAGACTTTGGAGCACTACACATGGATTAGATAACATGCATTTTAATAATTAAATATGGCATAAGATCACTAAGTATGTCAAAAATGTATAGTAAAAACTACTTCTGAAAAACATTACCAATTGGATGTTTGCATTATGTCCAATCAGCATCCCAAATTCCTCTACTTAGATGCTGTGCTTCCGGAACAGCTTTAGGATTagaaatgaaaaaagaaacTCCAGCACTGCACAGTAAATAGTGTGATATGGTGTCTGCATGGATATGCATGTTAACATTACATAAGATAAATCAGGTGAACCTACCAGGTTTATTGGTCAACAGTATCTGCAGTTAAAATGtcctgtttttctgttttcctAATACTCcgaaataaaatatattattctgacaaaacgttTCTTTCCTCCATTCTACCGTTTCTGCCTTCCAACACACTGATTTTGTTCCGTGCTTgaatctctctcatgctctctctctctgcccacccACTCTtcagtcccctctctctttctctctcacactctctggtccaatccctctctcaccctgacAAAaggctcctcctccacagtTTAATGTTTTCTCTTTACTGCAGCAGTATTGCGGAGGTGTGGTGTTGGGCTCAATACCATGGTGTGGAGCGAGGTAAAGCAACTGCTACTTAATCAGCTGGAGTAAAGATAGACAAATGGCCCGGGGAAAACATGTATTTAGCATACTGAGAAACAGCTCAGGTGCCTAATCAATCTTGAGCCAGACCAACGACCCAATCTTTGCATTCATACACTATTTACATTGTGTCACAATGTTTCCTGCAAATTACATATCATTACATATCATGACAGACAAAAGACATACAAAAAATACTGAACTATTACATGGTTGGCTTGCACTATCGTAGGTGCTGAATATAAAAACATGTAAAGCAAAGAGGTCAGCCAACTAAAAGTCTAGATTCATAATTTATTAAGACAAGTTTGGGGAACAGTGAAAGTGTATAAATGGCTTTGAATAGCTTTATCAGCATCTAGCATCTTTTGAGATGCTCAATAAAAGCAATTCAGTGTTTCTTGTTAACTTAAAGGTTTATTTCAAAGTCATTGTCACcatcaagggagtcaggtggctgagcagttaaggaatcgagctagtaatctgaaggttgccagttcgattcccggccgtgcaaaatgacgttgtgtccttgggcaaggcacttcaccttacttgcctcggggggaatgtctctgtacctactgtaagtcgctctggataagagcgtctgctaaatgactaataaTAACATAATTATAGTAGTGGTCTTCTATTCCAAATCCCAAAGGAACACAAGgtcttcttttttgttgttgttttcacaTGTATTTATTGTTCGACTTTCAAAGCAAATATTGTATTCCAATTTATTTGATAAACTATACTTAAAACAAAGTTTGATGTTTGACATTTTAAACTGAAAATGACttatgcaacaacaacatcctgCTTTCTGACCCTATTACAGGAAGTGGGACTTTTCAGTTGAAAAGGAATCATTGTAACCTCTCAAAGTACTATCTTAACTCTTGAAGGTAGTAGGTTGGTTTAGGCTTGGCTTTATTGGCTTTAAAGCATTGCTAAACATATCACTGTACCTTTGATCATCATAAAAACAGAAGGGGAACTTGATGCGATGTGAAGCTGCCAATAAATCTATTTGCCTTTTCTGACCTacaatttattttcattatccTATTGACCATATCATCAGCAATCTTAGATGTGCTAAGATTCAGACTAATAAAAGGCAATTGTACACAAACATTTTAACTTTAAATGACCCATCATCAGGGTTATCTTCTGACAGTGACATCTTTGTAAGCCTGTAGGGTATTTCCCAATGGACAATAAGCTATTGATCTGCTCTTTTTGATATTATTCCCATGTGTCAAGTGGCTCCTTGGTTGAAATAAGAAAGTAATAATGTGAAAATATCAAATGGTATGACAATAAAAAAGTCCATCATGACATATAAAGTTCAGAAGCCAGTGGAAAGAGTTTCCTTGCCTTGCTCTCCTGGGTTTATTTTGTGAGAATGTTTCCATAGCAACCAAAGACTGTTCATTTTTACAGGACACTGATCAGATCCTCCACTGTTGCCGTGACTGGAGACAGTTTGCTGGGAGATTAATTTGACCTTTGCACTATCATGGGCTTCTATATTTAAATGTGACATGCGTTTGCAAAGATGAGCTGTCAGGTTAAACATTTCTTCACATGCATGACTGATACACACTGCTTTTGATATTTTCAATATAAGAATATGTGGGTAATTGATAAGAATAATATTCCAACATTTATAACTCCACAAGAGGGGGATTTTGTGGGAAATAATAACAGTGTTTTACCACACCCTTTTTTGTTAAAGGGGAGTCTATTCCTCCATGATGAGTCAGGGATGTAGAAGTAATGTGGATGTCCTGGCTGAAAATTGAAGAAAGGCAGAAAAACATATCCAAAATTTGAATCAAACACGAAGAAATTCTGCTGTTCTGTTTGAGCTTCAGAGCTATGGGGAGTGTATTTCTCCTGATGTGTGTCATTGAATTTCCTTCCATGTCTGTCAACATGCAATTGAACATAATGACCTCAGGGGGGATTCATGGTGTCATCTGACCTAGGATCACTTCATTCATTACTGTCAGGAGGCCGGATTTACAGACCAGGCTTATTTGAAGtggttattttattatttttattttaagagTAAGAGCCAGTCCTCTGGAAACTCCCAACCACCCATGAGCATTCTAATAGCCTCTTAAGGAAAGCCAAGGTCTTCCTACTGAAGCAGGAAAAGGCATGAAACATAAAAATATTCACCGTCCTCTTTAAAAAATGCAAGCAATACTCTCTCACTGCAAGGTCATCACCAACCAAGCCTGGAGCCTCCACAAGTTGGCACTTCAGGCTTTTCAGAGAAGGAGACAGTTTTTTAAGGTGCATCATGCAAGGTCCAAGGTTCCCTATAAccccaggtaaaaaaaaaaacttgcctCTTACTTGCCTGTTCAATGGAGTGATATGCCAACAGCACCCCTCCGCTTTGCGTTGGGGTGCTGTTCGCCCTGTCAgggcttattttcccgataatgaccgGCGTTTTATACATCATCCCTTACTTATGACATAGTGTTTGTATGTTTCTACTTTCAATTCTCAAGTACACACATTAAACAGCTTCCAAGATTTCCactgttgtcatggaaacacaTGCAGTCGATGTTGTTAGTTTCTACGctagatatattttttttactgataGTAATTCGCATGGTTCAATTATTAATTGAATAAAGCTCCAGTCAAACTTCTAGTTTTTCTTCAACCTTTATAAAAGTGTAATGAATAGTTAACGTATGTCCAAACCAATACAGTCTAACTCCAACAGTCATAATGGGAGCAGAAACAACAGTGTTGCAGTAGTGTGCTCCTTAACATTTATCCAGATGTCTCTGTTTTCAATTATCTAAGCTGGAACCAGACTGCTTTATGGGGATGTAATAGACAATCACAATTTAATATAATTAGAAATTTGGCTGCTGAAAGATTCATGTCTCTTTAAAGATTCAGGTTGCTGCACCTTTTGTTGTTGGCTCAGAGAGGTTCTTTAATCTTTGATTGATGAGATGtagcttctctctgtcttttaaaaaccaTATTATTGCAGCCTCATAGCTTCATAGCTGAACACTAAAAGAACACCCAGAGCCTACGGCTGTGTGAATGTCATTTCCTGGAGTCCGAGACAATCGGTTCTAATTCCTGCAGGTACCCTTCCGTTGGACTGCAACTTAAACTAAAAAGGTTTCACTTCCCTCTTCCAGTATTGCAGCACCTCCCTGAACATGCCCCACGTACCCTCGAGAAATCCCCAGTGTTTTGTGTGACACATTGTGATAAACCAGACAGCACTCCTGCTATTGTGTTGATCACCTGGTGTAATTTCAGCTTGTTAAAGCTTGGTAAAGCTATCAGTTTAAAGGTATTAATAGGCTGTAGGTTATTTTTCTATAAAGGAACAATGCCGGAGTATACCAGCAATAATTTATCTTTGAGTTATTATTCACAGACACATAAAGAACACGACTTTAACCACCTATATGATAATGTATAGAATGGTTACAAATGCATCTCAGTACCACGAAAGGAAATAAGAGTTGTGATGTGAGCATTATGAATCTATGTGGTTTCTGGTTAACACTGATATGATTCTTGGCACATGCAAATATTCCACATACTGTAATATACAGCTTCTGACAATAGCACAGGTTTTGAGAAAAGGTGTCACAAATGCCACATTAAGGCAAAGGTGCAACTTAGTCTGCAGCCTGAAAAAGAATGGGATTCATATGTTCAAAATcaaattaaattacatttaacttTGACTTAAAGCCCAGTGTTGACCAGACAAGAACATTATATAGTCCATGAAAGCCCAGTACAATAGGTAGGAACCCTGACAGAACAAACAATGTGAAATCACAATATAGGCTGTTGTTgacagtgtgtgcttgtggatgGTAGAAAGTATGTGTCTGACAAAACACTGAGTTCTGAGGGATCTTTTCTAGAATATCAATGGATTCCAGGTGAAGCTCCCCTCACTGAACCTTGGCATCACATACATAAGTCAGTGGAAAGGTCCATAAAATATCTTCTGCTGAAACAGTCATTttcactttaaaaaaaaaacacactttgCAATAGCTTGCCATGAAACATTGTCAAGATCATGAAACAATGTCTAAACAGGCTCATTGTGGCTCATCATATGAGTTGAGAACATGCATTACCTCTCACACCATGCTTCTCTTGTAAAAACCTACACTGTTGGTGGTACAGGTGCAGCTGGCAACCATGGGAACATGCTTCACAGCCACTGTGAAAGAGACGATAGTAGACAGTAAGCAATAAGAATTGAGCTTTCTGTCACTCCAAGGAAAAACACACCTGAGAAAACATGCATTTCGTGGTTAGCAACTGCCGACTTCACAGAACATGAAGTCAACAAACCATACCCTACCAGCAATCAGTGTAGTGACAAAACTTATTACCATGGATGACATAGAATCATTAGCTGTAAATTAACATTCTCTCCTAACATATAACTATATTTTGTGATTATATGATGCTTCTAGTGTGCAGGGTATTTTAGTACTTTTACATTAAATAGCATGAAAGGTTGGCTCAGAGATAACTATCCAGCAATCATCCCTGATGTTCCCTCATTAGTACTCACAATTATGTGTAATTTCCCTCTTGTAGGGGGATGAAGAGGTCTAGTGTAACAGTGAGTAACGTACATCCAGGTGACTAACCAATCCATTATGTAAGTGCCCTTACCTAGCCAACAAGACTCTTCTTTGTTAGCTGAGACATAAGGATTAGCACTGTCCTTTCAGAAGAATAAAAAGAATCTttgaaatatataatttaaaatacATTCTAAAATCACAGTGAACCCATTCTTGCATGTGGCATGTGCAATAATCTTGAGTTATGAGAGCCCAAACATTAGACAAACAAGAAACCAgtgcctttttttcttcttctttcagaAATACATTCACAGAACGAATACTTCTCCAATGTCCCTTGTCTAAAAACAGACGTGGAACTTAATTTACCTGACCTTAGAGACACCATGTGGTAGAAGGgaactactacacacacagagctgtttaATTTGACCCATGTTTTATGTTCTAACTCTTACATTACAATAATGCAAGTTAACTTTCATCATAACAAAGctttgtcaacacacacacacaggtatgtacTATTTATTCTTGTTCTATTATATTATACATTGTAatctgtaaatgtaatgtaacgtaAAGATATATTGATGATATATTGAAAAAAGGGGCCATACAATATAGGGTGGTCTTTATAATAATTTATTTAGGATACAATTATGCCATGGTTACATTTCATGATcaataatatataaaatatgtaCAGTGTCTCATCAGTAAAAATTAGGAGAGCATATTGAAAAGCCAGTGAGCCAGTCTTAGCCGGTGGGATTTCCTGAATGCTAATTTGGTACAATCAGTGATGCTTTGCTACTGGGCATAAGTGTTCAAGAGATGTGCTGTCGCTTGTTGTCGACTAGTGGAAGCCTGGGTCCCGCCTGACTGATCCAGGTTTACGACAGGCTGCAGGTGGACTGCTTGGACTCTCTGCCCTGTGAACAAAGGGGATCACGCTGGTTCAGACAATTCACTGAAACTGATTTAAAAGTTTGTGTCTTCAAACTATACGGCGCTCTAATTATTTATATGATCAATTTCCTTTAGTCCACTTCGTATAATATACTGAGTGAGTAaattgagagtgagtgaggattTCCGAGAAGCCATGTACCTAGGTATGGTCCTGTAAGTATTTTACTGACGGCTAAGCCTTCTGGATACCTGTTGTCTCTGCTGTTGACGCCTGTATTCCTCTTCACTAGCAGCGAGGGCCTGAGCCAGGGCCAGATCCTCCTGCTCCTGAGGACTGAGGCACAAACAATTATTGAAGATGTTTCACATTCAAcactagaggggggggggggggtccactaTCGGAATTCACACTGGCTGTAACCCTGGTACCTAGTCCATCATCAcaaaaaacaccacacacacacacacctcaggaatATTGTCATTTTGAATCACAGTATATTACTAGTTACCATGCAGAGGAGctactaagtcgctctggataagagcgtctgctaaatgactaaatgtaaatgtactatacGAGTTGGTGTGAAGAAAAGAGCAAATCACACTCCCTAGACAGAAGAGTTGATCATTCGCTCACGCCCTCAGCCACATAAGACATTTAGACCAGACACAGTCATTACAGTCAATAGGCAGGGTTGATTAGAGGCTCTGAAATGTGTGCAGTATTAGAATTCCTCATTAGGACTTCATACCTAAGGGCTGGCTGAACACCACGGCCTGACTCCGCCAGGGACATCTCCAGTGCTCTCTGTAATGCCTGCTCCTCGGTCTGCAAGAACAAAGACAGATTAGCAAACACATGATTCAGGTTGAGGGTTAGGGCCACTTGGTTAAGTCCAGTTAAATACATAGGCAAGAGCCCTAACATTGTTATGGCAAGGGGTGACAAGAATGAGTCATAGAGTGTAGAATGCAATCAACATACAAAGGAGGCAAGGAGTGGGAAATGGTGGAATCACACAGCCCACCAACAATCATATTGCTTGCAAAAACATTAGTTTTACTTCAAGCACATTAGTTTCCATGGTCTGATTAGGAGAAAGCAGGTAAAAGCCCTGCCCCTTTTGCCAGTTGTGTGTGGTGGAAGTAGAACATAATATAAACATGACAAAACATACCTTTCAAAATTAAAAAGTTACATTGAATTCTTTAGAAGGTACTATTGGTTAAGGGCCAGGGCTTTGGTACTATAAAAGGTCAGGTAAATATTAGCATTTTAGCTGCCAGCAGCTCCTCACCTCGCTTTGGTTCACAAAAATGTCCCTGGTTATTTGCAGCTACTGCAAATCTGCCCTCACTTAAATGTTACTGTTCATTAACAGTAGTTTTCTGTTGGATTCATCTACATAACTAATCTACACACTGTACAAATCAGTAATGGTTTGGTTGGTCTAATTCGGCGCTGCCACTTTACTTCTGGTGGTACATCCTAGTCCGACATTTTATTTCTTACACCTGTCCTAGTAAACAGCCAACAGAACAATGTGCATAGTGTCGTTTCACTGAGACCTGGACCAACATTTTAATGCGAACATCAATAAAGTAGTGTCTATTGAAGTCTAAACAAGGGGCTTGAATAAAAGATCACCAATTCAGCAACACTTAAAAGCTGTGTCTTAACAGTTGTATGCATACCAGGCCAGCCTGAAAGGATGCTGATGCAGGTATTATATTCTGAGCTGGAGGGGCCATTGTGGCAGGAGCTGGAACAGACATCCTCTGAGTACTGTTGATttacagagagaaaaacagaaggTTC is from Osmerus mordax isolate fOsmMor3 chromosome 3, fOsmMor3.pri, whole genome shotgun sequence and encodes:
- the galr2b gene encoding galanin receptor 2b, translated to MSDLEDFSRTGGQGNTSDSYQVNPTSVIVSVVFSLIFLLGTIGNSLVLAVLLRSGQVGYNTTNLFILNLSVADFFFIIFCVPFQATIYSLEGWVFGSFMCKVVHFFINLTMYASSFTLAAVSVDRYLAIRYPLRSRELRTPCNAVVAMVVIWGLSLIFAGPYLSYYDLIDFANSNVCVPGWKEHNRKVLDTCTFVFGYVIPVLIVSLSYTRTIKYLWTAVDPLDGMSESKRAKRKVTKMIIIVTVLFCICWLPYHVVILCYLYGDFPFNQTTYAFRILSHCMAYANSCLNPIVYALVSKHFRKGFKKVFSCILSKNGRNKVHVVHVANTVPGFEAGSTEVSQMNEENIRQNDCEMTNRPIAEPREATMTLNLPFQKHP